In one window of Corynebacterium incognita DNA:
- a CDS encoding AAA family ATPase, giving the protein MHAVKATTMRAGYGAGAVLEDLDFTLRPDQTHGLIGPNAAGKTTALRAIAGQVRASGLEVFGEKPFDNQSVMDRTILMGIDAPLVDGWSLKKLAAIGAARWPNWDDGILDELTERFELPLKQNYSGLSRGQKSAMGIACAFASGCELVLLDEPYLGLDVDKRREFYDVLEQFRGTRTIVVSTHHVNEIAGRLDTVLLLGKDGATIAGGAEEFANNILELAGPGELVDALVQDLTVLHREEGRLGTQAIVDMRGHSDDDIIALFDAARAQGRVRVKEITLENAVWALQGGGRHDSADL; this is encoded by the coding sequence ATGCACGCCGTTAAAGCAACAACCATGCGCGCTGGATACGGCGCGGGAGCGGTGCTTGAAGACCTGGACTTTACTTTGAGGCCCGACCAAACTCATGGGCTCATCGGCCCGAACGCCGCGGGCAAAACCACTGCGCTGCGCGCCATCGCGGGTCAGGTCCGCGCTAGCGGCCTGGAGGTCTTCGGCGAGAAACCATTTGATAACCAATCCGTCATGGACCGCACGATCCTCATGGGCATTGATGCCCCGCTCGTCGACGGCTGGAGCCTGAAGAAGCTCGCCGCCATCGGCGCGGCGCGGTGGCCCAACTGGGACGATGGCATCCTCGACGAGCTCACGGAACGTTTTGAGCTGCCGCTGAAACAAAACTACTCGGGGCTCTCCCGCGGCCAGAAGTCCGCGATGGGCATCGCGTGCGCGTTTGCGTCCGGATGCGAGCTGGTGTTGTTGGACGAACCGTACCTGGGACTCGACGTCGATAAGCGCCGGGAATTCTACGACGTCCTGGAGCAATTCCGCGGCACGCGCACGATTGTGGTGTCCACCCACCATGTCAACGAAATTGCTGGCCGCCTGGACACGGTACTGCTCCTGGGCAAGGATGGCGCCACCATTGCCGGTGGGGCGGAGGAATTCGCCAACAATATCCTGGAGCTCGCCGGCCCCGGCGAGCTTGTCGACGCCCTGGTGCAAGACCTCACAGTTCTCCACCGCGAGGAAGGGCGCCTGGGTACCCAAGCGATCGTCGACATGCGCGGGCACAGCGACGATGACATCATCGCGCTTTTCGACGCCGCGCGTGCCCAAGGGCGCGTCCGCGTCAAGGAAATCACCCTGGAAAACGCCGTGTGGGCACTACAAGGAGGTGGCCGCCATGACAGCGCCGACCTATAG